From the Bacteroidia bacterium genome, one window contains:
- a CDS encoding nucleotidyltransferase substrate binding protein produces the protein MPLSLDSFRKAIIAMRGVSTRSKDEYFMASLDRITQDAIRAGVIQHFEFTYELAWKFMKRWLELNVGATVVDGVTRRELFRHAAEQRLISDVEAWMRFHDARNISTHTYEPEVADEVLRIAYAFLPEAQSLLENLEVRND, from the coding sequence ATGCCGCTTTCATTAGACAGTTTCCGAAAAGCGATCATCGCCATGCGCGGGGTGAGTACCCGGAGCAAGGATGAGTATTTCATGGCATCGTTGGACAGGATTACACAGGACGCAATACGAGCAGGCGTGATCCAGCACTTTGAATTCACCTATGAACTCGCCTGGAAGTTCATGAAACGCTGGCTTGAGCTGAACGTCGGTGCCACAGTTGTTGACGGGGTGACGCGCCGCGAGCTGTTTCGGCATGCCGCCGAGCAGCGGCTCATTTCCGATGTGGAAGCATGGATGCGTTTTCACGATGCACGGAATATTTCAACACATACCTACGAGCCCGAAGTCGCGGACGAGGTGCTGCGCATCGCATACGCTTTCCTCCCTGAAGCCCAATCACTTCTCGAGAATCTGGAAGTGCGGAATGATTGA
- a CDS encoding NupC/NupG family nucleoside CNT transporter, which produces MVESILRGLLGITLILGIAFLFSRHKRRISWGLVIKGLGIQFLFGVLVIKGEALGALWSPLGWPQLAFDAISRAFVTLLSFTTKGAAFIFGTLASSPGQTDSLGFFFAFQVLPTIIFFASLMSVLYYLGIMQKIVQGMAWIMVKLLGTSGAESLSNTANIFVGQTEAPLMIRPFLKDLTESELLTVMVGGLATIAGGVMAAYVQMLGISYAELHGMTVDTAQVRFAAQLLGASIMAAPASMVLSKILLPETGTPLTLGHVHIAKEKNASNVIDAAASGASDGLQLALNIGAMLLAFIALIALSNYLLELAGNIGGLNDLLRAHFGKPLSLELLFGLVLQYIAWGIGFPWNESFHVGSLMGTKLVLNEFVAYLEMSKMISAGTLYSDKTITMAAFALCGFANFSSIAILMGGLGPLAPGRRPDISRLGLRALLGGTLATMMTAAIAGILTGF; this is translated from the coding sequence ATGGTTGAAAGCATTCTTCGCGGTCTGCTCGGCATCACCCTCATCCTTGGCATCGCGTTTCTTTTCTCGCGACACAAGCGCCGCATCTCCTGGGGGCTTGTCATCAAAGGGCTCGGGATTCAATTCCTGTTCGGCGTGCTCGTGATCAAGGGAGAAGCACTCGGCGCGTTGTGGTCCCCTCTCGGCTGGCCGCAACTCGCTTTCGACGCCATATCGCGGGCGTTTGTCACACTGCTCTCCTTCACCACCAAAGGTGCGGCATTCATTTTCGGTACACTGGCTTCCAGCCCCGGACAAACCGATAGTCTGGGCTTCTTTTTCGCCTTTCAGGTGCTGCCGACCATTATCTTTTTCGCGTCGCTGATGTCGGTACTGTATTACCTCGGCATTATGCAAAAAATCGTTCAGGGCATGGCGTGGATCATGGTGAAACTCCTCGGAACCAGCGGCGCGGAATCGCTGTCGAACACGGCGAATATTTTCGTCGGACAGACGGAAGCGCCGCTGATGATACGCCCCTTCCTCAAAGACCTCACCGAATCGGAATTGTTGACCGTCATGGTGGGAGGTCTGGCGACCATCGCCGGCGGAGTGATGGCCGCGTATGTGCAGATGCTCGGTATTTCCTATGCCGAACTTCACGGTATGACAGTGGATACCGCGCAGGTACGCTTCGCCGCGCAGTTGCTGGGTGCGAGCATCATGGCGGCGCCTGCGAGCATGGTGCTGAGTAAAATTCTGCTCCCGGAAACGGGTACGCCGTTAACGCTGGGACATGTGCACATCGCGAAGGAGAAGAATGCGTCCAACGTGATTGACGCCGCCGCCAGCGGGGCTTCGGACGGCTTACAGCTCGCGCTGAATATCGGAGCGATGCTGCTGGCCTTTATCGCACTCATCGCGTTGTCGAATTACCTGCTTGAGCTGGCCGGCAACATCGGCGGTCTGAATGACCTGTTGAGAGCGCATTTCGGGAAACCCTTGAGTCTCGAATTGCTCTTCGGACTCGTGTTGCAGTACATCGCGTGGGGTATCGGCTTCCCATGGAATGAAAGCTTTCATGTCGGGAGTCTCATGGGCACCAAGCTGGTGCTCAACGAATTCGTTGCGTATCTCGAGATGTCCAAAATGATCAGCGCCGGAACGCTGTACTCCGACAAAACCATCACCATGGCAGCGTTCGCGCTGTGCGGTTTCGCCAATTTTTCATCCATCGCCATACTGATGGGCGGTCTGGGTCCGCTGGCTCCGGGACGGAGGCCGGACATCTCGCGCCTGGGACTTCGCGCCCTGCTCGGCGGTACTCTCGCCACCATGATGACGGCGGCGATTGCGGGAATATTGACGGGTTTCTGA
- a CDS encoding class IV adenylate cyclase — protein sequence MARNIEIKARLDNAEDFLSRVGELADSGPFEMEQDDTFFRCENGRLKLRVLSEAHAELIYYRRGDQAGPKESYYHITPTMDPEGLRESLDMAYGIVGRVVKHRTLFMIGRTRVHIDRVEGLGSFMELEVVLNDDERSGDGMREATTLMHSLGIAEDSLIDCAYVDML from the coding sequence ATGGCCCGTAATATCGAGATCAAGGCACGGCTGGACAATGCGGAGGATTTTCTTTCTCGTGTCGGTGAGCTGGCGGACAGCGGTCCGTTTGAAATGGAGCAGGACGACACCTTCTTCCGTTGTGAAAACGGCCGGTTGAAATTACGGGTGCTCTCCGAAGCGCATGCGGAGCTGATCTATTATCGCAGAGGCGATCAGGCCGGACCGAAGGAGTCGTATTACCACATCACTCCCACCATGGATCCTGAGGGCCTGCGAGAATCGCTCGATATGGCCTACGGCATAGTGGGACGTGTCGTCAAACACAGGACGCTCTTCATGATCGGTCGCACACGCGTGCACATCGATCGGGTGGAGGGATTGGGGAGTTTTATGGAGCTTGAAGTCGTCCTGAACGATGATGAGAGGAGCGGAGACGGAATGCGGGAGGCCACAACGCTGATGCACAGTCTCGGCATCGCCGAGGATTCCCTGATAGACTGCGCGTACGTCGACATGCTGTGA
- a CDS encoding nucleotidyltransferase domain-containing protein — MIDLDPRHLDLVRRILAQNVPHCEVWMFGSRVSGQVKEYSDIDLVIIGKARLDFDTLRSLREAFVDSVLPMRVDVLDWHATSEAFRDVILEAGYEVLQRAPDVAGNDTETTVEGER, encoded by the coding sequence ATGATTGATCTCGATCCTCGTCATCTCGATCTCGTCAGGCGCATCCTCGCACAAAATGTCCCGCACTGCGAGGTCTGGATGTTCGGTTCGCGCGTGAGCGGTCAGGTAAAAGAGTACTCGGACATAGACCTGGTGATCATTGGAAAAGCGAGACTCGATTTCGATACTCTGCGCTCACTGCGGGAGGCGTTCGTCGATTCCGTGTTGCCCATGCGTGTGGATGTACTCGATTGGCATGCCACATCGGAGGCATTCAGGGATGTGATTTTAGAAGCTGGTTACGAGGTGTTGCAACGGGCTCCGGATGTCGCCGGGAACGATACAGAGACCACGGTCGAAGGCGAGCGGTAG
- a CDS encoding thioredoxin domain-containing protein, producing the protein MSNSLSQKIPSSSQRTFIAIVLCIVIGLSLSVYLFTVHIGVRLGTASGGLCTLLGGGCDEALRSPFSKVLGVPLAAWGIVFYAILIVQLTMHGLSAEGKSSRANGVSVVLAAAAAIGGMTLLSLMSIGATAFCPLCAVVHGINLAIAVLLLKLTARPIPVLLRRALELVRSFVLSGSPLSTAQRLSVTGTILAVLCGLAFYLWAVIIEKDFDRRAESVDEQALVLEFNQLPIRPVAIEADDAVMGDTSALVKVVLFSDFGCPGCGLLARELMKLEPLFGRDAVLVFKHMPLDSDCNPMLETPLHPFSCEAARAADAARLQGRFWDYHDALFLSGVPDSDAGFIQLAVETGCDSLRFLRDFKSTEVASAIARDVTFAGKLRLAGTPSLFINGRQIRDLRPRAVHALLERIMLDVRRFKAAFAPVPADSLKEKK; encoded by the coding sequence ATGTCCAATTCTCTCTCCCAGAAAATCCCATCATCTTCGCAACGCACATTCATCGCGATTGTCCTGTGTATAGTCATCGGATTATCGCTGTCGGTGTACCTTTTTACGGTGCATATCGGTGTTCGTCTCGGCACAGCCTCGGGGGGCTTGTGTACACTGCTCGGAGGCGGCTGTGACGAGGCATTGCGAAGCCCGTTTTCCAAAGTTCTCGGAGTGCCGCTCGCCGCATGGGGCATAGTGTTTTACGCCATTCTTATCGTCCAGTTGACGATGCATGGATTATCTGCGGAAGGGAAGTCGAGCCGCGCAAATGGCGTTTCCGTCGTTCTCGCTGCGGCTGCGGCCATTGGCGGTATGACACTCTTGTCGCTGATGAGCATTGGTGCGACCGCCTTTTGTCCGCTCTGCGCTGTCGTCCACGGCATCAACCTGGCGATAGCCGTGCTTCTGCTCAAGCTCACCGCAAGACCGATCCCGGTACTCCTGCGTCGCGCACTGGAACTTGTTCGATCTTTCGTACTTTCCGGCAGCCCGCTGAGCACAGCACAACGGTTGTCGGTCACCGGCACCATATTAGCCGTGTTGTGCGGCCTTGCTTTCTATCTCTGGGCGGTGATCATCGAAAAAGATTTCGACCGACGTGCCGAGTCAGTGGACGAGCAGGCACTGGTTCTCGAGTTCAATCAGCTACCGATACGGCCTGTTGCAATCGAAGCTGATGATGCGGTTATGGGCGATACAAGCGCACTGGTAAAAGTCGTGCTCTTCAGCGACTTCGGATGCCCGGGATGCGGCTTGCTCGCCCGCGAGCTGATGAAGCTCGAACCCTTGTTCGGAAGGGATGCTGTGCTCGTGTTCAAGCACATGCCCCTGGACAGTGACTGTAATCCCATGCTGGAAACACCCCTGCATCCTTTCTCTTGCGAAGCCGCCCGCGCCGCCGATGCGGCAAGACTCCAGGGCCGCTTCTGGGACTATCACGACGCGCTGTTCCTCTCCGGAGTACCAGATTCAGACGCAGGATTCATTCAGCTCGCAGTTGAAACTGGTTGTGATTCCCTCCGATTTTTACGCGATTTCAAAAGCACAGAGGTCGCCTCAGCCATTGCGCGGGACGTGACGTTTGCCGGGAAGTTGCGTCTTGCCGGTACCCCCTCGCTTTTTATAAACGGCAGACAGATCCGGGATCTTCGTCCCCGCGCGGTCCATGCTTTACTGGAGCGCATCATGCTTGACGTACGTCGCTTCAAGGCTGCGTTCGCACCGGTTCCGGCAGATTCTCTGAAAGAAAAGAAATAA
- a CDS encoding purine-nucleoside phosphorylase, with protein MEALHAHPPQAMTDAVIAFTGRRIDAVVVLGSGLGGFAETVHNVRRIPAAELPGFPVSGVAGHAGELATGSVAGRTVLAFVGRLHGYEGHDVSAAAFPARIAARLGARCFIATNAAGGLHTAYQAGDLMLITDVLVLPLARRMGLDLHGPGSEDHPLPRPLFSEHLMQLARDAANEGRVRLREGTYGFCSGPTYETRAEIGMFRLMGADAVGMSTVPEILAAVRNGIPTLGISCITNKAVTVQQRVTHEDVTTVAAQSAEQFSRLLTALLGRL; from the coding sequence ATGGAAGCACTGCACGCACACCCTCCGCAGGCTATGACGGACGCCGTCATCGCATTCACCGGACGGCGCATTGACGCCGTTGTCGTGCTCGGGTCCGGTCTGGGCGGCTTTGCGGAAACAGTACACAACGTGCGTCGCATTCCTGCCGCGGAGTTACCGGGCTTCCCTGTCTCCGGCGTCGCGGGTCACGCGGGCGAGCTTGCCACCGGAAGCGTCGCGGGACGGACCGTCCTGGCCTTTGTCGGACGACTTCACGGGTATGAGGGGCATGATGTTTCCGCTGCCGCGTTTCCTGCGCGCATTGCCGCCCGGCTCGGCGCACGTTGTTTCATTGCCACGAATGCCGCGGGCGGTTTGCACACCGCATATCAGGCCGGCGACCTGATGCTTATTACCGATGTCCTTGTCTTGCCGCTCGCCCGGCGTATGGGACTGGACCTCCACGGGCCGGGAAGCGAAGATCATCCCCTGCCGAGACCGTTGTTCTCCGAACATCTTATGCAGCTCGCACGCGATGCCGCCAACGAAGGACGCGTACGGCTTCGCGAAGGCACGTACGGTTTCTGCTCGGGGCCGACCTACGAGACGCGCGCCGAAATCGGAATGTTTCGTCTGATGGGCGCCGACGCGGTGGGCATGTCCACCGTGCCCGAGATTCTCGCGGCGGTAAGAAATGGCATCCCCACACTCGGCATTTCGTGCATCACGAACAAGGCAGTGACGGTGCAGCAGCGTGTGACGCACGAGGACGTTACCACCGTCGCCGCGCAATCCGCCGAACAGTTCTCGCGACTGCTGACCGCGCTGCTCGGACGATTGTAA
- a CDS encoding thymidine kinase — protein sequence MVDTIPHKHLPQDTGWIEVVCGSMFSGKTEELIRRLRRAQIARQRVAIVKPAIDTRYAEDRIVSHSGVSLPSITVSSAAEIPLRIGDVEVIGIDEAQFFDLELVHVCEALANQGKRVIVAGLDQDYLGQPFEPMPQLLALAEYITKTLAICVVCGNPANRTQRVTLNPERVLVGAADAYEARCRTCFTTNLEEASRAHG from the coding sequence ATGGTTGATACCATTCCCCACAAGCACCTTCCGCAGGATACCGGCTGGATAGAAGTCGTATGCGGCTCGATGTTCAGCGGTAAAACGGAGGAACTCATCCGCCGTTTGCGCCGCGCCCAGATCGCGCGTCAGCGCGTGGCCATTGTTAAACCTGCGATAGACACACGCTACGCCGAAGACCGGATCGTCTCGCACAGCGGGGTCTCCCTCCCTTCCATTACTGTGTCATCGGCGGCGGAAATCCCTCTGCGCATCGGCGACGTGGAGGTGATCGGCATTGACGAGGCGCAGTTTTTCGATCTGGAGCTCGTGCATGTCTGCGAAGCGCTGGCGAATCAGGGGAAGCGCGTCATTGTCGCCGGTCTGGATCAGGATTACCTCGGTCAACCCTTCGAGCCCATGCCGCAGCTTCTCGCACTCGCTGAATACATTACCAAAACGCTCGCGATCTGTGTCGTGTGCGGCAACCCGGCGAACAGGACGCAACGGGTCACGCTGAATCCGGAACGTGTCCTTGTGGGCGCCGCGGACGCATACGAAGCCCGCTGCCGCACGTGCTTCACCACCAATCTCGAGGAGGCGAGTCGCGCTCATGGTTGA
- a CDS encoding META domain-containing protein: MKRRFLPVLCILPMLFSSIVGCSEDDFSRGRLDGTQWRLVAWSVSSLHPGDFTITADFSGGRMSGTAAVNLYGGPYSTTAGGGFSVGSLSMTEMAGPEDAMRAEALYVQLLLDCEKYQWNATQLTLYDANGNELLIFRKR; encoded by the coding sequence ATGAAACGACGATTCCTGCCAGTCCTGTGCATTCTTCCGATGCTCTTTTCGAGTATCGTTGGCTGCAGCGAGGATGATTTCTCCCGCGGACGACTCGACGGGACGCAATGGCGCCTCGTGGCATGGTCGGTCAGTTCGCTGCATCCCGGCGACTTCACCATCACTGCCGATTTCAGCGGCGGTCGTATGTCCGGTACCGCCGCGGTGAATCTGTATGGAGGTCCCTATTCCACAACCGCGGGGGGTGGATTTTCCGTAGGTTCGCTGAGTATGACCGAGATGGCGGGTCCGGAGGATGCTATGCGCGCGGAAGCGCTCTATGTGCAATTGTTGCTTGACTGCGAAAAGTATCAATGGAATGCCACACAACTGACGTTGTACGACGCAAACGGAAACGAATTGCTGATCTTCCGAAAGCGCTGA